One Gemmatimonadota bacterium genomic window, ACCAGCGGTGTGTTCTTCACGCCCAACGAGGTGTTCTTCGCATCCAGCGGGCGGCCTTCGGAATCTTCCGTCACTTCGGGGCGCAACGCGGAGTAGTTTTCCGTGAGGGCAAGGTTCCCCTTGATTTCAAAACGCGTCTGCCGGACCCGGGCGATGCCGTGAAAGAATACCGCCTCCTCAACGGCGGACACCAGGGCGTGGCCGATTCCCCCGAGCATGGCGTGGTAGGGCCAGATCATGAGGGGATACTTGCCGTCCCGCGTGAGGCGCCGTACGTAATGCATTGCGTAGTCGGAGAGATCGACCCGATCGCTGTACCAGGCCTCCACGGCCGGATTGACGCGCCAGGTTCCAGCTTCCACGTCGTCCGGGGTGATGATGGTCTCGCCCCCGGTGGGATGTTCGCCGTCCCGGTCTACCCAGAACACCGGATGGAAGACCTGCTGGGCCGTGTGAGTGTCCAACGTGGGGATGATTTCCGAGATGGAATGGAGGTTGCGGTAGATGAAGGCGCAAAGCCGCTTGTTGTCCTCTACGGCGCCCCGGCCGCTCCGGCCTCCCACGAAGAGTTCGAACTCGGGGAGACAGAAGGTGTTCTGGCAGTCCACCAGGAGCAGCGCGGTGCGGCACTCATCTTCCACTGAGGGCCTGAGGCCGTGTTCCGCCGCCCACACGCGGGCATCGGCCGCCCGTTCTCCGTAGGGGACGCGCCAAAAGGTCTCGACGGAATCGGGCCGGTAGTGGGGCGGCACTTCGCCGGGTGGTCTAAAGCGCATCGGGGATGCGTTCCAGGTCCGTCAGCCAGGCAGCCGGCGAAGCATCGGACGGCATCCGCCAGTCGCCGCGGGGAGAGATGCAGGTCATGCCGACCTTGGGTCCTTCGGGCAGGCAGTTCCGTTTGAACTGGTTTTGGAAGAACCGGACAATGAAGACGCGGAGCCAGGCCTTGATTTCAGGGAGTCCGTACTTCCCCTCGAAGGCGTGCAGCGCCATCCGGGCGATCCGGGAAGGCGAAAAGCCGAAACGCAGGAAGTAGTAGATGAAGAAGTCGTGCAGCTCGTAGGGACCGATTTCTTCTTCGGTTTTCTGTGCGATCTCGCGATCGCTCGGGGGCAGCAATTCCGGGGAGATGGGTGTATCGAGGATGTCCAGCAGTACCTCGCGGACCTTCGGCTCCTCCTCGAAGACCTCGTCGGCCGTCCATTTGATCAGGTAAGAAATGAGGGTCTTGGGTATCCCGGCGTTGACCCCGTAGTGGCTGGCGTGGTCGCCGAACATGGTGCACCAGCCCAGCGCCAGTTCCGAGAGGTCTCCCGTGCCGAGAACGATGCCCCTGACCTGGGCGGCCGTGGCGAGCTCCTCCAGCTTCCGCGTCCATGCCTGGGTGTTCTCGTAGACGAGGTCTTTCTTGTCTTCCGAATGATCGATGTCCCCGAAGAACTTCCGTACCGCGGGTTTGATGTCGATCTCCCGGAACGTGGCGCCGACGGCACGGATCAGGGCGCAGGCGTTCGTGTAGGTCCGTTCCGTGGTGCCCAGACCCGGCATGGTCAGGGCCACGATGCGGGACCGGGGCAGGCCGAGGAGGTCCATGGTGTGCACCGCCACGTTCAGGGCGTGGGTCGAATCCTGACCGCCGGAGACCGCCACGACGACGCGCCGGGCATCCTCGGGCAGCGATCTGAGCTTGGTCGCCAGTCCCGTGGACTGGATCATGAAGACCTCGCGGCATCGCTGGCTGCGTTCGGCCGGATTCTGGGGTACGAAGGGATGGGCGGGTATGTCGCGATGGAAGGTCTGATACGCCTGTTCACGGCCTTTTCCGGCGGCACCGTTATCCGCATCCCCGGCCTGTCCGGGCCGGAAGCCCGGCAATGAGACGGACCGCCAGGATGACTTGTAATCCATGGCGTTCTGCCGGAACGAACCCTGGACGCCGCGCTCCAGCGTAAGCGCCTCCACGTCCACGTCCGCCGTGATGCAGGTCCCGTCCAGTTGAAATCGTTCCGTTTTCGCCAGCATGTAGCCGCGCTCGGTGATGAACCCGTGGCCGTCCCAGACCACGTCCATGGTCGATTCCCCGAAGCCCGCCGCGGCGTACATGTGTACCGCCTCGTTGCGTCCCGAGGAGGCCAGGATGAGGTCCTCGCGGTACTGCGCCTTGCCGATGACGATGTTCGACGCCGAGAGATTGGCGAGTATGGTCGCCCCCGCCAGCGCCGCCCGGCTGGCCGGCGGGACCGGCACCCAGTCGTCTTCGCAGATCGTCGGGTAGATCACCACCCTGGGATCATCCGTGCGCAGGAGCACGTCGGGTCCGAAAGGCGCGTCCCGGCCGCAGAGGGATACGGTCTCCGTCTGCGCTTCAGCCGCCCGGGCGAAGTACCGTGTCTCATAGAATTCGCGGTACTGGGGAAGATAGGTCTTGGGCGTTACCGCCAGGATTTCCCCGCGGCTGCAGGTCACCGCGACGTTGAAGACCGCGTGGTCCAGCCGCAGGGGCATGCCGAAGCTGAAGGCCGGGTCGAGCCCCTCCGTGCCGGCGAGCAATGCTTCCAGGGCCTCCAGGGCGCCTTCCAGGAGCGCCTGGGAGTGAAAAAGGTCGGCGCAGGTATAGCCGGTGAGGCTCAATTCGGGGAAGAGGACGTAGGAAGCCCCCATCTCTCCGGCCGCTTCAATCTGCTCGAGGTGATGGGCTACATTCTCCGCGGGATCGCCCACGCGTATGCGGGGTACGGCGATGGCCAGGCGGACGAAGCCGTGGCTTCGAATATCCAGGAACTGGTCGGGTATAAACTTCGGGTCCATGGTCACCATATCTCGCAGCGATTCCGTGCGGACCGGTTCGATCCGGTATCCCGGCCGGCGGTCCAATCCGCACGACGGCGGTCCAATCCGCACGACGGCCGGCTGACAATCACGAAAAAGATAAGGGATATGCGATTGGACAGGCAAGACG contains:
- a CDS encoding isochorismatase is translated as MRFRPPGEVPPHYRPDSVETFWRVPYGERAADARVWAAEHGLRPSVEDECRTALLLVDCQNTFCLPEFELFVGGRSGRGAVEDNKRLCAFIYRNLHSISEIIPTLDTHTAQQVFHPVFWVDRDGEHPTGGETIITPDDVEAGTWRVNPAVEAWYSDRVDLSDYAMHYVRRLTRDGKYPLMIWPYHAMLGGIGHALVSAVEEAVFFHGIARVRQTRFEIKGNLALTENYSALRPEVTEDSEGRPLDAKNTSLGVKNTPLVEHLMTFDAVIVAGQAKSHCVAWTVEDLRSAFAACEPSMIPRVCLLEDCTSPVVVPGVIDFTEEAEEAFGRFADAGMHRVRSTVPMDKWGIPE
- a CDS encoding NAD(+) synthase codes for the protein MDPKFIPDQFLDIRSHGFVRLAIAVPRIRVGDPAENVAHHLEQIEAAGEMGASYVLFPELSLTGYTCADLFHSQALLEGALEALEALLAGTEGLDPAFSFGMPLRLDHAVFNVAVTCSRGEILAVTPKTYLPQYREFYETRYFARAAEAQTETVSLCGRDAPFGPDVLLRTDDPRVVIYPTICEDDWVPVPPASRAALAGATILANLSASNIVIGKAQYREDLILASSGRNEAVHMYAAAGFGESTMDVVWDGHGFITERGYMLAKTERFQLDGTCITADVDVEALTLERGVQGSFRQNAMDYKSSWRSVSLPGFRPGQAGDADNGAAGKGREQAYQTFHRDIPAHPFVPQNPAERSQRCREVFMIQSTGLATKLRSLPEDARRVVVAVSGGQDSTHALNVAVHTMDLLGLPRSRIVALTMPGLGTTERTYTNACALIRAVGATFREIDIKPAVRKFFGDIDHSEDKKDLVYENTQAWTRKLEELATAAQVRGIVLGTGDLSELALGWCTMFGDHASHYGVNAGIPKTLISYLIKWTADEVFEEEPKVREVLLDILDTPISPELLPPSDREIAQKTEEEIGPYELHDFFIYYFLRFGFSPSRIARMALHAFEGKYGLPEIKAWLRVFIVRFFQNQFKRNCLPEGPKVGMTCISPRGDWRMPSDASPAAWLTDLERIPDAL